The Sandaracinus amylolyticus genomic interval CTCGGACGAGACGTTCCTCAACTACGAGGGATGCCTCAGCGTCCCCAACCTCCGTGGTCGTGTGCGTCGCGCCGCGCACGTTCGAGTGCGCGCGTGGGATCGCCACGGGCAGCCCTGGGAGCGCGAGGTGAAGGGCATCTCGGCGGGCACGTTCCAGCACGAGGTCGATCACCTCGACGGCAAGATCTTCGTGGACCGCGTCGAGGACCCGTCGAGCTTCAGCACGTGGGACAACTTCGATCGGCATCACAAGGACCCCTTCATCGCGTACGTGAAGGAGATCGTCGCGAAGTACGGCGAGTGACCTAAGACCCTGGAAAACACAGGCGATTCGCACACGAGAGAATCAGCGGTAAGCGAAACGGTAAGGGAAGCACCCAATATCGGCTTATTTCTGGTCGTTTCCTGGTCGACAGGTAAGTTATCCACGCGGAAGCCCTTGGAACCCTTGCGGTTCCAGGGGTTTTCGCTTTTGGGGTTCTGGTCTTCCAGGCGCTCCCAGGAGCCCCGATCGAGCTCTCCCGCTACCCGCGTTCGTCCCAGCGCCTCCTGACGTCCTAGACAGGCGCCAGACGTTCGGCGAGGGTCGCCCTACCGGTTCTGCCGGATCGAATTCGACCGTCTGCCGGTCTTCACCCTGAAGCGACCGCCCTGTTTTCAGGGTCATGGGACCAGGGGGAAGTCGAGCGACCGGATGCAGGATGCGCGATCCGTCTCGCTCGTGTCGAGACAGCGGAGGCGCGCGTAGCGCGCCGACGTACGCCGCGTCAGCGGCGCTTTCCGATCAGCGTCTTCTTCTCGACCGGCGAGGACGGCGGAGGGTCG includes:
- the def gene encoding peptide deformylase; this translates as MTIRKIAQIGHPILRERARELTLDEVKSPEIQRFVDDLVETMRDANGAGLAATQVYEPLRICVIEVGENPRYPYKPRIPLTILINPVIEPLSDETFLNYEGCLSVPNLRGRVRRAAHVRVRAWDRHGQPWEREVKGISAGTFQHEVDHLDGKIFVDRVEDPSSFSTWDNFDRHHKDPFIAYVKEIVAKYGE